The proteins below come from a single Miscanthus floridulus cultivar M001 chromosome 1, ASM1932011v1, whole genome shotgun sequence genomic window:
- the LOC136507354 gene encoding pentatricopeptide repeat-containing protein At2g48000-like — protein sequence MAIAAVRRRLWRGMGTAAAAAAWGTDGNLLARLVSEPECRVKATMEEAASSGSHRDGAFWEPLAAALLRASSPTKAHLILEWKLEKLLTEDIQDCEPYSRIICFCGQTRNATLAMRVFECVEAKGIQLNTNIFNALVNAFLSAGDLLSAMTLYETMEGMDGCHPNSATYDAFICAFSLLESGHAMMSWYVAAKNAGFTPSNQAFESLITGFVQLNMLDDAKMIFEEMIALEIKPNSTILEASLEIISRKEEARVGDFLKRISDGNWELNKAIVARLMRICLDGGEIDKMEQLLALIQKGTHSSSETQLHHGIIRFYAKEDQLADMEHAIYRMLDNGVMFMCPEDVEVIICTYFRHREFDRLDLFLNRIRSLLKLNRSTYDILVAGYQKFDLHEGLDSTIADMREAGFA from the exons ATGGCTATCGCCGCCGTTCGCCGGCGCTTGTGGCGCGGGATGGGGACTGCGGCAGCCGCCGCGGCCTGGGGGACGGACGGGAATCTGCTCGCTCGCCTGGTCTCGGAGCCGGAGTGCCGCGTCAAGGCGACCATGGAGGAGGCTGCCTCCTCGGGGTCCCACCGCGACGGCGCCTTCTGGGAGCCCCTCGCCGCCGCGCTTCTCCGCGCGTCGTCTCCGACCAAGGCGCACCTC ATATTGGAATGGAAACTAGAGAAGCTGCTGACGGAAGACATTCAAGATTGCGAGCCCTACTCGAGGATAATCTGTTTCTGTGGTCAGACAAGGAATGCAACGCTTGCAATGAGAGTTTTCGAATGCGTGGAGGCGAAGGGAATCCAGCTGAACACTAACATTTTCAATGCCCTTGTTAATGCTTTCTTGTCGGCCGGAGACCTCCTTTCTGCAATGACCTTATACGAGACTATGGAAGGCATGGATGGTTGCCATCCCAATTCAGCTACATATGATGCATTCATCTGTGCATTTTCGCTGCTTGAAAGTGGCCATGCTATGATGAGCTGGTATGTAGCTGCAAAGAATGCTGGGTTTACACCAAGTAATCAAGCTTTTGAATCTTTGATCACAGGGTTTGTTCAGTTgaacatgctagatgatgccaaaatgatatttgaggaAATGATTGCCTTGGAGATTAAGCCAAACTCTACTATTTTGGAGGCCAGTCTTGAGATTATCTCTAGAAAGGAGGAGGCCAGAGTAGGAGACTTTTTAAAACGTATAAGTGATGGCAATTGGGAGTTGAACAAAGCTATAGTTGCGAGGTTGATGAGAATATGCCTAGATGGAGGTGAAATTGATAAAATGGAGCAGCTGCTTGCCCTAATACAAAAGGGAACACACTCGAGTTCTGAAACACAACTGCACCATGGGATTATCAGGTTCTATGCTAAGGaagatcaattggcagatatggAGCATGCGATTTACCGGATGTTGGACAATGGTGTGATGTTTATGTGTCCGGAGGATGTCGAGGTCATAATCTGTACTTATTTTCGGCACAGGGAATTTGATAGGTTGGATCTGTTCTTGAATCGCATCCGAAGTTTGTTGAAGCTCAACAGGTCTACATATGATATATTGGTTGCTGGATACCAAAAGTTTGATTTACATGAAGGACTTGATTCAACCATAGCTGATATGAGGGAAGCTGGATTTGCATGA